The Chloroflexota bacterium genome window below encodes:
- a CDS encoding pyruvate, water dikinase regulatory protein, with the protein MPARNELPIYVVSGGTGTSATAVLDRALSQFPSAKTDVHLVTEVRDVARLEEVVLSAALDGGTIVHTLVEADLREAMVSLARNHNVVAIDLIGRLLQRLSLELDQAPLEEPGLYRQLHDEYFRRVEAIEFSVSHDDGQRARDLENADIVLTGVSRVSKTPLSVYLSTQGWKVANVPIVVNQEPPQELFEVDRNKVVALTVEPAQLQEFRLRRGRQQGLPVSGRYGDIHHITEELEWANLLYRRGHFAVVDVTGRSIEETAQVVVDLIRRRMNEDK; encoded by the coding sequence GTGCCAGCCCGTAACGAGTTGCCAATTTATGTCGTTTCTGGCGGGACCGGAACCAGCGCGACAGCCGTTTTGGACCGGGCCTTGAGCCAATTCCCCAGCGCCAAAACCGATGTGCACTTGGTGACCGAAGTGCGCGACGTTGCCCGTTTGGAAGAGGTGGTTCTGTCTGCGGCACTTGATGGAGGCACCATCGTTCATACACTGGTAGAGGCTGACCTGCGAGAGGCAATGGTGAGCCTGGCTCGCAATCACAATGTAGTGGCAATTGACCTGATCGGGCGGCTGCTTCAGCGTCTCAGCCTGGAGTTGGATCAGGCGCCGCTCGAAGAACCAGGACTTTACCGGCAACTGCATGACGAGTATTTCCGTCGCGTCGAAGCCATTGAGTTTTCGGTCAGCCATGACGATGGTCAGCGTGCCCGCGATCTGGAGAATGCTGACATCGTTCTGACCGGCGTATCCAGGGTCTCCAAAACGCCGCTGAGTGTCTATCTTTCAACCCAAGGATGGAAGGTGGCCAATGTGCCAATCGTGGTTAATCAGGAGCCGCCTCAGGAGCTATTCGAGGTCGACAGGAACAAGGTGGTCGCGCTGACGGTGGAGCCGGCACAATTGCAGGAATTCCGTCTGCGGCGGGGACGCCAGCAGGGTCTGCCGGTCAGCGGCCGGTACGGCGATATCCACCATATCACCGAAGAGCTGGAGTGGGCCAACCTGCTGTACCGACGGGGACACTTTGCGGTCGTCGACGTGACGGGCCGGTCGATAGAGGAAACTGCTCAGGTTGTGGTTGACCTGATACGACGCCGGATGAACGAGGATAAGTAG